Proteins from a single region of Helicoverpa armigera isolate CAAS_96S chromosome 21, ASM3070526v1, whole genome shotgun sequence:
- the LOC110382609 gene encoding transcription factor BTF3 homolog 4, with protein MNTEKLKKLQSQVRIGGKGTPRRKKKVVHVTAATDDKKLQSSLKKLSVNTIPGIEEVNMIKDDGTVIHFNNPKAQASLAANTFAITGHGENKQIAEMLPGILSQLGPEGLNQLKRLASSVAAPKPLDEDDEVPNLVGNFDEASKQEAKEIITNEKEKEKEKKPESETKAADKKTD; from the coding sequence atgaaCACCGAAAAGCTAAAGAAATTGCAGTCACAGGTGCGCATCGGCGGTAAGGGCACACCGAGACGCAAGAAAAAGGTTGTTCACGTTACCGCGGCGACAGACGACAAGAAATTGCAATCGTCTCTCAAGAAGCTGTCAGTCAACACTATCCCCGGCATCGAGGAGGTGAATATGATAAAAGATGACGGAACAGTGATACACTTCAACAACCCGAAAGCGCAGGCTTCCCTCGCGGCCAACACTTTCGCTATCACCGGTCACGGAGAGAACAAGCAGATCGCCGAGATGCTGCCCGGCATCCTCAGTCAGCTCGGGCCCGAGGGTCTGAACCAGCTGAAGAGGCTGGCATCGAGCGTGGCGGCGCCGAAACCACTCGACGAGGACGACGAGGTGCCTAACCTAGTCGGCAACTTCGACGAAGCCTCGAAGCAGGAGGCCAAGGAAATCATCACCAACGAGAAAGAGAAGGAAAAGGAAAAGAAACCCGAATCAGAAACCAAAGCTGCAGATAAAAAAACCGATTAA